A single region of the Gammaproteobacteria bacterium genome encodes:
- the pyrF gene encoding orotidine-5'-phosphate decarboxylase, with amino-acid sequence MGSKVNNSPIIVALDFADPSKALELLSRLDPKQCRVKVGKELFCRGGPVLVEKIVKQGFDVFLDLKFHDIPNTVAQACIAAADLGVWMINVHALGGRKMMEAARAAISSQSKPPLLIAVTILTSLDANDLLEIGLAGAPQEHVMRLAALAEQAGMDGVVCSPWEASALRAAHGKEFRLITPGVRPQGADKGDQKRTMTPAEALRQGADYLVIGRPITAAADPGRTLISIQVELAEVII; translated from the coding sequence ATGGGGTCGAAGGTGAATAACTCGCCGATTATAGTCGCGCTGGACTTTGCCGATCCGTCCAAGGCGCTGGAACTCCTGAGCCGCCTCGATCCGAAGCAATGCCGTGTAAAGGTCGGCAAAGAACTATTCTGCAGGGGCGGCCCGGTATTAGTAGAGAAGATAGTGAAGCAGGGCTTCGATGTCTTTCTCGATTTGAAATTTCACGACATTCCAAATACTGTGGCGCAGGCCTGCATTGCGGCCGCGGATCTCGGCGTGTGGATGATAAACGTCCATGCCCTGGGCGGACGCAAGATGATGGAGGCGGCGCGTGCGGCGATCAGCTCGCAATCCAAACCCCCGTTATTAATTGCCGTCACCATTCTCACCAGCCTCGATGCCAACGATCTCCTCGAAATCGGCCTTGCGGGAGCTCCGCAGGAACATGTCATGCGCCTGGCCGCTTTGGCCGAACAAGCGGGTATGGACGGCGTCGTCTGTTCACCCTGGGAAGCCTCGGCGCTGCGAGCCGCCCACGGTAAGGAATTTCGCCTGATTACGCCCGGTGTGCGCCCACAGGGTGCGGATAAGGGCGATCAAAAGCGCACCATGACGCCGGCGGAGGCGCTGCGGCAGGGCGCTGATTATCTGGTTATAGGACGGCCGATTACCGCGGCCGCCGATCCTGGTCGCACCCTGATAAGTATCCAAGTGGAACTTGCTGAAGTAATAATATGA